The Kribbella sp. NBC_00662 nucleotide sequence TCGCGAAGAACACCATCCCGTAGGACATCAGGCCCTCGGCGATGTGCTTCTCGGACAGCGCGTGGTGGAGCTGGGCCGCGGCGACGCTGACCGCGACCACGAACACCAGGTCGAAGAACAGCTCGAGCGAGGACGCCGTCCGGCCGGGCTCGTGTGGGTCCCGTGGGCGCATGGGGGTCAGCCGTGACCGCGTCATCGTCATGGCGCACAGGCTAAACGGAAATGTCCACCGAGGGGCGGAGTTCGGCTGCCGCGGCCAGAGCGTCGTGGGCCGGGTTGTCCTCGAAGGCCTTCAGCAGCGCGGGGTCGGCGGGATGGTCGAGGTGCGGGAGGGCGATCTGCTCGTACGCCGCCTGGAAGCGCGGACCCCAGCGGCGGGTCCCGAGCCGCGCGGTCCGGGAGCAGTTGTCGACCATGTACGCGACGTCGCGGGCGTGCATGTACGGCAGCAGCGAGTCGACCGCCTCGATCACCGACTCGTTCACGATCTCCGACCACGCGTGCCCGCGGGCGGCGAACTCGTCGACCTGCGCCATCATCGTCGCCACGAACAGCCCCGCCGTGACCGGATCGATCGCGCCGGCTGCTCCGCGGCGGGCGTGGACCTCGGCACTGTGCGACCACATCGGGCTGCCGCCGATCTCGGTCATGGGCCGGGTCGCCAGCCGTTGCTCGGCCAGGATCACGCTCCGCAGCTCGGTGCCGTCAGCAACTTCGTCGTAGATCTCCGCGACGAGCTCCCGCGCCGGCCCGTACGCCGCGGAGTACGCACGGTCGAACAGGTCCACGTCCCCGCTCGCGGCCCGGACCGCCACCAGCCCGTCGGTCGAGATGGTCCGCGCGATCGGCCCGGTGATCGCCTCGGTGGATCGCTCGTACGCCGTCACCGGATCAGCCCCGTCGATCCGGAAGTACCGGTACAGCGCCTCCACCAGTCCGTGGACGGCGCCGAGCAGGATCGCCCGCTCCCCCACGATGTCGGACCGGTACTCGTCCTGCAGCGTGGTCGCGAACGTGTACGGCGACCCGAGCCCGATCGACCACGCCAGCGCCCGATCCCATCCGTGCCCGTCCGGATCCGCGTGTACGGCGATACTCGCGTTGATCCCGGCCCCGTTGACCGTTTCGCCTTGCCGGTAGAGCCGCCGGACGGAATCCCCCATCCCCTTCGGACAGACCGCGATCACCGGATGCCCCGCCGGGAAGGCGGACCCGATCGCCGTCAGGTGCCCGAGCAGGAAACCGTGGGACAGGCCAATGGTCGCGCCCGGCTTGAGGACGCCGAAGATCTGCTCGTGGTTGGCCGCCAGCGCCGCGTCCGCGATCAGCAGGATCACCAGATCCGCCTGAGCCGCAACCTCCAGCCAGTCACCCAGCGTGCCGTCATCCTCAGTGAATCCCTCGGCCCGCGCATCCGCCGCCGACACCGACCCCGGTCGAAGGCCGACGCTCACAGTGATCCCCGTCCCGGCGAGCGAGTCGCGCAGATTCAGCGCCTGTGCCCGTCCCTGCGGTCCCCATCCCAGGACGCCGATGCGCTCGACCCCGTGCAGCGCTTCAGGCAGCAACGGGAACAGATCCCGCCCGCCCCGCACGATGGACTCCGTCCCACCCGGCACGACCATGCTCTCGACCCGAAACACCGAACTCTCCATGCCCACCAGTCAAAGGGCGGCACGGCCATTGCAGCAAGCGCAATGTCCGCACCGCCCCGTTGCAGGAACTGGAAGACTACGGCTCCAGGCCGACTGCTTTCAGCGGGTTGGGCCAGGCCTTCAAGGCTGCTCGGAGGGCTGGGTCCTGGGTGGTCGCGATCGCCTCGACATGCGCTTCGGTGATGACGTCGGCGATGCGGACCGGTGCTCCGGTGTTGGCGGAGCGGACGGCGGCTTCGACCATAGCGAGGCTTACTACGTTGGAATGGACTTCGGACTGCGGCGTTGTCGAGGTGCGGACCGCGTTGACGAACTCGACCAGGGAACCGGCGATCTCCTGAGGCTCGTCGGACATGCCGGCGGCGAGCGGCTCACCGGATGCGAGCTCGGCGACAGGTGCGTTGTCGCCGTCCCAGGTTGCGGTGCCGCCGGAAGTGCTCGCGCGCCAGAAGCCGTTCCAGGACGTTTCCAGGCCCGGCGCGCACCAGCTGCCGGCGAAGGTGAAGCGGGTGCCGTCGGCGTAGGTGAAGATCGCGGACGCGGCGGCGTTGCCGTCGAACCAGCTCCAGGGCGGGTTGTACGAGTCGCAGTACACCGAGACAGGTTCGGAGCCGATCAGCTTGCGGGACAGGTCGAACTGGTGGATCGCCATGTCGACCAGGAGCGGCTCGGCCATGCGTTCGCGGAAGCCGCTGAAGTGCGGGGCCTTGTAGAACTCGCACGACAGCGTCCCGATCGGACCCAGCTCGGACAGTTGTCGTTGGAAGGCTGCTATGGCGCGGAAGTAGCGGCGGGACTGCGAGACCATCAACAGTTTGCCGCTCACCTCCGAGGCCGCCACCATCTGCAGGCACTCGCGGACTGTCTCGGCCAGCGGCTTCTCGCACAGCACCGGAAGCCCACGCAGCAAGGCATCCACGCTGACCGTCGGGTGCGCGACCGGGACCGTCACGTCGATCACCGCGTCGGCCCGGTCTGCCAGTCCGTCGATCGAAGTCGCGACCGGCACGTCGGCGTGCCCGTGCTCGTCCGCGGCCGCACGGGCCACCTCGACGTCGAGGTCGACCAGGCCGACGAGTTGGACGTCGGGGTTCGCGGCGATCGTGCGGAGCCAGGCGCGGCCCATGCCGCCGGCGCCGACCTGGAGGAGACGCAAGGGGTCAGGCATCCGCAGGCTCCTCGATCGGACCGGTGTAACCCTTGCCGTTGAAGAAGTCGTCGGTCTCGTAGCGCAGCAAGGTCGGCAGCGCCCGCTCGGGCAGATCGGTGCGCGCCCACTTCACGCCGTTCGCGATCACCTTGCGGACGTCCTTGTGGTGGTACACCGGGAAGTCCTGGTC carries:
- a CDS encoding ketol-acid reductoisomerase, with amino-acid sequence MESSVFRVESMVVPGGTESIVRGGRDLFPLLPEALHGVERIGVLGWGPQGRAQALNLRDSLAGTGITVSVGLRPGSVSAADARAEGFTEDDGTLGDWLEVAAQADLVILLIADAALAANHEQIFGVLKPGATIGLSHGFLLGHLTAIGSAFPAGHPVIAVCPKGMGDSVRRLYRQGETVNGAGINASIAVHADPDGHGWDRALAWSIGLGSPYTFATTLQDEYRSDIVGERAILLGAVHGLVEALYRYFRIDGADPVTAYERSTEAITGPIARTISTDGLVAVRAASGDVDLFDRAYSAAYGPARELVAEIYDEVADGTELRSVILAEQRLATRPMTEIGGSPMWSHSAEVHARRGAAGAIDPVTAGLFVATMMAQVDEFAARGHAWSEIVNESVIEAVDSLLPYMHARDVAYMVDNCSRTARLGTRRWGPRFQAAYEQIALPHLDHPADPALLKAFEDNPAHDALAAAAELRPSVDISV
- a CDS encoding Gfo/Idh/MocA family protein, with product MPDPLRLLQVGAGGMGRAWLRTIAANPDVQLVGLVDLDVEVARAAADEHGHADVPVATSIDGLADRADAVIDVTVPVAHPTVSVDALLRGLPVLCEKPLAETVRECLQMVAASEVSGKLLMVSQSRRYFRAIAAFQRQLSELGPIGTLSCEFYKAPHFSGFRERMAEPLLVDMAIHQFDLSRKLIGSEPVSVYCDSYNPPWSWFDGNAAASAIFTYADGTRFTFAGSWCAPGLETSWNGFWRASTSGGTATWDGDNAPVAELASGEPLAAGMSDEPQEIAGSLVEFVNAVRTSTTPQSEVHSNVVSLAMVEAAVRSANTGAPVRIADVITEAHVEAIATTQDPALRAALKAWPNPLKAVGLEP